In Phreatobacter oligotrophus, one DNA window encodes the following:
- a CDS encoding NAD(P)H-dependent flavin oxidoreductase, whose amino-acid sequence MPLDRRIQTLFGIDLPILQAPMAGAQGSAMTIAVSEAGGLGALPGAQLTAETMRAELSLIRQRTAKPINLNFFCHTPPAPDAAREQRWRERLGPYYREFGIDPAAPIPSAGRTPFDATFAAIVEEFRPEVVSFHFGLPEAALLARVKAAGAKVISSATTADEARWLEDHGADAIIAQGYEAGGHRGIFLTGDVGNQPGLFALLPQVVDAVDVPVIAAGGIADARGIVAAFALGASAVQIGTAYLFTPEATITPIHREALRQAKDDGTALTNLFTGRPARGLVNRLMREAGPISDLAPAFPTAGGALAPLKAKAEAAGSGDFSSLWSGQAAALGREMGAGDLTRTLWSETLERLRMA is encoded by the coding sequence ATGCCCCTTGACCGTCGCATCCAGACCCTGTTCGGCATCGACCTGCCCATCCTCCAGGCGCCGATGGCGGGGGCGCAGGGCTCGGCCATGACGATTGCCGTCTCGGAGGCCGGCGGCCTCGGCGCCCTGCCCGGTGCGCAGCTGACCGCCGAGACGATGCGCGCCGAGCTGTCGCTGATCCGCCAGCGCACGGCGAAGCCCATCAACCTGAACTTCTTCTGCCACACCCCGCCCGCCCCGGACGCGGCCCGCGAGCAGCGCTGGCGCGAGCGCCTTGGCCCCTATTACCGCGAGTTCGGCATCGACCCGGCCGCTCCCATCCCCAGCGCCGGCCGCACGCCCTTCGACGCGACTTTCGCGGCCATCGTCGAGGAGTTCCGCCCGGAGGTGGTGAGCTTCCATTTCGGGCTGCCGGAGGCCGCGCTCCTCGCCCGGGTCAAGGCGGCGGGGGCGAAGGTCATCTCCTCCGCCACGACGGCCGACGAGGCACGCTGGCTCGAGGATCACGGCGCCGATGCGATCATCGCGCAAGGCTATGAGGCCGGCGGCCATCGCGGCATCTTCCTCACCGGGGATGTCGGCAACCAGCCCGGCCTCTTCGCCCTGCTGCCGCAGGTGGTGGATGCGGTGGACGTGCCGGTCATCGCCGCCGGCGGCATTGCCGATGCCCGCGGCATCGTCGCCGCCTTCGCGCTCGGCGCCTCGGCGGTGCAGATCGGCACGGCCTATCTGTTCACGCCGGAGGCGACCATCACGCCGATCCATCGCGAGGCGCTGCGGCAGGCCAAGGACGACGGCACGGCGCTGACCAATCTCTTCACCGGACGGCCCGCCCGCGGCCTCGTCAACCGGCTGATGCGCGAGGCCGGGCCGATCTCCGACCTGGCGCCGGCCTTCCCGACGGCGGGCGGGGCGCTGGCGCCGCTCAAGGCCAAGGCGGAGGCGGCGGGCAGCGGCGATTTCTCCTCGCTATGGTCGGGCCAGGCGGCGGCGCTCGGCCGCGAGATGGGCGCCGGTGATCTCACCCGCACGCTGTGGAGCGAGACGCTGGAGCGGCTGCGCATGGCGTGA
- the obgE gene encoding GTPase ObgE, producing MKFLDQAKVYVKSGAGGAGAVSFRREKFIEFGGPDGGDGGRGGDVVVECVDGLNTLIDYRYQQHFKAKTGMHGMGRDRAGARGADVVLKVPAGTQIFEEDGETLIADITEVGQRFVLLQGGNGGFGNAHFKTSTNQSPRHANPGQPAKEAIIILRLKLIADAGLVGMPNAGKSTFLATTTAAKPKIADYPFTTLHPGLGVVRVRGREFVLADIPGLIEGAHEGHGLGDRFLGHVERCRVLLHLVDGTSEHAGKAYKLVREEIEAYGHGLAEKPEILALAKVDALDPDTRKQQMARLKRAAKKTPLALSATSGEGVDEALVQLLTIIDAARAAEPKPDLPDDGLPQETGWRP from the coding sequence ATGAAGTTCCTTGATCAGGCCAAGGTCTATGTGAAGTCCGGTGCCGGCGGCGCCGGGGCCGTCTCGTTCCGCCGTGAGAAGTTCATCGAATTCGGTGGTCCGGACGGTGGCGATGGCGGCCGCGGCGGCGACGTGGTGGTCGAATGCGTCGACGGCCTCAACACGCTGATCGACTACCGCTACCAGCAGCATTTCAAGGCCAAGACCGGCATGCACGGCATGGGCCGCGACCGGGCCGGTGCGCGCGGCGCCGACGTGGTGCTGAAGGTGCCGGCGGGCACGCAGATCTTCGAGGAGGACGGCGAGACGCTGATCGCCGACATCACCGAGGTCGGCCAGCGCTTCGTGCTGCTGCAGGGCGGCAATGGCGGCTTCGGCAACGCCCATTTCAAGACCTCGACCAACCAGTCGCCGCGCCACGCCAATCCCGGCCAGCCCGCCAAGGAAGCGATCATCATCCTCAGGCTGAAGCTGATTGCAGATGCCGGCCTCGTCGGCATGCCCAATGCCGGCAAGTCGACCTTCCTCGCCACGACGACCGCCGCGAAGCCGAAGATCGCCGACTATCCGTTCACGACGCTGCATCCCGGGCTCGGGGTGGTGAGGGTGCGCGGGCGGGAATTCGTCCTCGCCGACATTCCCGGCCTGATCGAGGGGGCGCATGAGGGCCACGGGCTCGGCGACCGCTTCCTCGGCCATGTCGAGCGCTGCCGCGTTCTGCTCCATCTCGTGGACGGCACGTCGGAGCATGCCGGCAAGGCCTACAAGCTGGTGCGCGAGGAGATCGAGGCCTATGGCCATGGCCTCGCCGAGAAGCCGGAGATCCTGGCGCTGGCCAAGGTCGACGCGCTGGACCCCGATACGCGCAAGCAGCAGATGGCGCGGTTGAAGCGGGCGGCCAAGAAGACGCCGCTGGCGCTCTCCGCCACCTCCGGCGAGGGGGTCGACGAGGCGCTGGTGCAACTGCTGACCATCATCGACGCGGCGCGCGCCGCCGAGCCGAAGCCGGATCTCCCCGATGATGGCCTGCCGCAGGAGACCGGCTGGCGGCCGTGA
- a CDS encoding radical SAM protein translates to MDARRGSNLIGGAMDYDVEADWQLLDTCNYRCGYCFFDAERLGRKLRPAADAATWEAAFARTGRRWLLHITGGEPSLYPELADLALRLSQRHHLSFNTNLTGPAIGAMAQVVDPARVSFINAGLHPFEQARHAGRDRFLKNLDLLQERGFRVFVSVVATPAVLADFDAVQSLVAPSGLVVVPKALRAVVDGRRYPDAYTEAERSTFRARSAEARLAYAAMLGEGEQPSIDVFADEAILHGEPEFRGWSCAAGSRFVRIETDGTVYRCGENTRLGNLLDGSLRLLGRPRTCDTSFCFYFCQKYAVPPAPGLMARMQRWAGLA, encoded by the coding sequence ATGGATGCTCGCCGCGGCTCGAACCTGATCGGCGGCGCCATGGACTACGATGTGGAAGCCGACTGGCAGCTGCTCGACACCTGCAACTATCGCTGCGGCTACTGCTTCTTCGACGCCGAGCGGCTCGGCCGGAAGCTGCGCCCCGCGGCCGATGCCGCCACCTGGGAGGCGGCCTTCGCCCGGACCGGACGGCGCTGGTTGCTGCACATCACCGGCGGCGAGCCGAGCCTCTACCCCGAGCTTGCCGATCTCGCCCTGCGGCTGTCGCAGCGCCATCACCTGTCGTTCAACACCAACCTCACCGGTCCGGCGATCGGTGCCATGGCGCAGGTGGTCGATCCCGCCCGCGTCAGCTTCATCAATGCCGGGCTGCATCCGTTCGAACAGGCGCGCCATGCCGGGCGGGACCGCTTCCTGAAGAACCTCGACCTGCTGCAGGAGCGGGGCTTCCGCGTCTTTGTCTCGGTCGTCGCGACCCCGGCCGTGCTCGCCGATTTCGACGCCGTCCAGAGCCTCGTCGCACCGTCGGGCCTCGTTGTGGTGCCGAAGGCGCTGCGCGCTGTCGTCGACGGGCGCCGCTATCCCGACGCCTATACCGAGGCGGAACGTTCAACGTTCCGCGCCCGGTCGGCCGAGGCGCGTCTTGCCTATGCCGCCATGCTGGGGGAGGGCGAGCAGCCCTCCATCGATGTCTTCGCCGACGAGGCCATCCTCCATGGCGAGCCGGAGTTCCGCGGCTGGAGCTGCGCCGCCGGCTCGCGCTTCGTGCGCATCGAGACCGATGGCACGGTCTATCGCTGCGGCGAGAACACCCGCCTCGGCAACCTGCTCGATGGCAGCCTCAGGCTGCTGGGCAGGCCGCGGACCTGCGACACCTCCTTTTGCTTCTACTTCTGCCAGAAATACGCCGTGCCGCCGGCGCCCGGCCTCATGGCGCGGATGCAGCGCTGGGCGGGACTTGCATGA
- a CDS encoding L-idonate 5-dehydrogenase, translating into MNAAVTKALVIHAPHDLRLEEQPVAPLGPKEIAVRIGAGGICGSDLHYFHNGGFGAVRLKEPMILGHEIAGTVERIGAEVASVKPGDRVAVSPSRPCGECRYCQEGRQNHCLNMRFYGSAMPFPHIQGAFREVLVCDAVQAHKVADGVSLGEAAFCEPLAVCLHAVRRAGPLLGKRVLVTGCGPIGALCVLVARAAGAAEIVATDIAPATLAVVKGLGVATTLNTAEDPDALKAYEADKGSFDVLFEASGNMKALTGAFAALRPGAVIVQVGTGGDFTIPISVLVAKEFELRGTFRFHEEFAMAVQMIGERRIDVRPLLTATLPMAQAVEAFHLASDRSKAMKVQIAFG; encoded by the coding sequence ATGAACGCTGCCGTCACCAAGGCGCTGGTCATCCACGCCCCCCACGACCTGCGCCTCGAGGAGCAGCCCGTCGCGCCGCTCGGCCCGAAGGAGATCGCGGTGAGGATCGGCGCGGGCGGCATCTGCGGCTCGGACCTGCACTACTTCCACAATGGCGGCTTCGGTGCTGTCAGGCTGAAGGAGCCGATGATCCTCGGCCACGAGATTGCCGGCACGGTGGAGCGCATCGGGGCCGAGGTGGCCTCGGTGAAGCCCGGCGACCGCGTGGCGGTGAGCCCGTCGCGGCCCTGCGGTGAGTGCCGCTATTGCCAGGAGGGCCGGCAGAACCATTGCCTCAACATGCGCTTCTACGGTTCGGCCATGCCCTTCCCGCACATCCAGGGGGCCTTCCGCGAGGTGCTGGTCTGCGACGCCGTGCAGGCGCACAAGGTGGCCGATGGCGTCAGCCTCGGCGAGGCCGCCTTCTGCGAGCCGCTGGCCGTGTGCCTCCATGCGGTCCGGCGCGCCGGGCCGCTCCTCGGCAAGCGGGTGCTGGTGACGGGCTGCGGGCCCATCGGCGCGCTCTGCGTGCTGGTGGCGCGGGCGGCGGGCGCGGCGGAGATCGTCGCGACCGACATCGCCCCGGCAACGCTCGCCGTGGTGAAGGGGCTCGGGGTCGCGACGACGCTGAACACGGCCGAGGATCCGGACGCGCTGAAGGCTTACGAGGCGGACAAGGGGAGCTTCGACGTACTCTTCGAGGCCTCGGGCAACATGAAGGCGCTGACCGGCGCCTTTGCCGCGCTCCGGCCCGGCGCGGTCATCGTGCAGGTCGGCACGGGCGGGGATTTCACGATCCCGATTTCGGTGCTGGTGGCGAAGGAGTTCGAGCTGCGCGGCACCTTCCGCTTCCACGAGGAATTCGCCATGGCCGTGCAGATGATCGGCGAGCGGCGGATCGACGTGCGGCCGCTGCTGACCGCGACGCTGCCCATGGCGCAGGCGGTGGAGGCGTTTCACCTTGCCTCCGACCGGTCGAAGGCGATGAAGGTGCAGATCGCGTTCGGGTGA
- a CDS encoding L,D-transpeptidase, with the protein MSRFALKAAAAALLLLCTAHEASAQIAGARRSDLGGGFIEFLYQGGQPTGPIAGARRAGPAPEPAAPAAHLRASYQVSPQVEPVRPLLAPPAGAVPQGAAPQGQRTAEPRGIDPRFLPQVVPYRGGQRPGTIVINTAERHLYLVQADGTAMRYGVGIGRPGFGWTGTKTITRKAEWPDWRPPAQMLRRRPDLPRFMAGGPANPLGARAMYLGSSLYRIHGSNEPWTIGQAVSSGCFRMRNEDVIDLYKRVRVGTRVVVM; encoded by the coding sequence ATGTCCCGCTTCGCCTTGAAGGCCGCAGCCGCGGCCCTGCTGCTTCTTTGCACCGCCCACGAGGCCTCCGCCCAGATCGCCGGCGCCCGCCGCTCCGACCTTGGCGGCGGCTTCATCGAGTTCCTCTACCAGGGCGGCCAGCCGACCGGCCCGATCGCCGGCGCCCGCCGCGCCGGACCCGCCCCCGAGCCGGCGGCCCCCGCAGCCCATCTGCGCGCCAGCTACCAGGTCTCGCCGCAGGTGGAGCCGGTGCGCCCGCTTCTCGCCCCGCCCGCCGGCGCCGTGCCGCAGGGCGCCGCGCCGCAGGGTCAGCGCACCGCCGAGCCGCGCGGCATCGACCCGCGCTTCCTGCCGCAGGTCGTGCCCTATCGCGGCGGCCAGCGCCCCGGCACCATCGTCATCAACACCGCCGAGCGGCACCTCTATCTCGTCCAGGCCGACGGAACCGCCATGCGCTACGGCGTCGGCATCGGCCGCCCCGGCTTCGGCTGGACCGGCACCAAGACCATCACCCGCAAGGCCGAGTGGCCGGACTGGCGCCCGCCGGCCCAGATGCTGCGCCGCCGCCCGGACCTGCCGCGCTTCATGGCCGGCGGCCCCGCCAATCCGCTCGGCGCGCGGGCCATGTATCTCGGCTCCTCGCTCTATCGCATCCACGGCTCCAACGAGCCCTGGACCATCGGCCAGGCCGTGTCCTCCGGCTGCTTCCGCATGCGCAACGAGGATGTCATCGACCTCTACAAGCGGGTGCGCGTCGGCACCCGGGTGGTGGTCATGTGA
- a CDS encoding aspartate aminotransferase family protein: MSKTSALRVVGDDAATTAIPNDLQAFWMPFTANRSFKARPRMVARAKDLYYYTPEGKQIIDGTAGLWCSSAGHSRQPIVEAIQKQAAELDFAPTFQFGHPKAFELASRIAALAPGDLDHVFFCNSGSEAADTALKMAIAYWHARGKASKTRLIGRERGYHGVGFGGITVGGIVANRRVYGSMLAGADHLPHTYNREKQAFSKGEPEWGAHLADELERIVALHDASTIAAVMVEPMAGSTGVLPPPVGYLKRLRELCDKHDILLIFDEVITGFGRLGAPFASERYGVIPDLMTFAKGVTNAAAPMGGVVARKHVHDAFMTGPDHVIELFHGYTYSAHPLACAAGLATLDLYRDEGLFERSKALEPVWADAIFSKLKGQAGVLDIRQLGLTAAIDIESWKDAPGKRAYVAMDKAFHDEGIMIRTSGDCLVVTPPFIITENDIAQIADKLSNVIASTAMPS; the protein is encoded by the coding sequence ATGTCGAAAACGAGCGCGCTGCGTGTGGTCGGCGACGATGCCGCGACCACCGCCATCCCGAACGACCTCCAGGCCTTCTGGATGCCGTTCACCGCGAACCGCTCGTTCAAGGCCCGCCCGCGCATGGTCGCCCGCGCCAAGGACCTCTATTACTACACACCCGAGGGCAAGCAGATCATCGACGGCACCGCCGGCCTGTGGTGCTCCAGCGCCGGCCATTCGCGCCAGCCCATCGTCGAGGCCATCCAGAAGCAGGCGGCCGAGCTCGACTTCGCCCCGACCTTCCAGTTCGGCCACCCGAAGGCCTTTGAACTCGCCAGCCGCATCGCGGCGCTCGCCCCCGGCGACCTCGACCACGTCTTCTTCTGCAACTCCGGCTCGGAAGCCGCCGACACCGCGCTGAAGATGGCGATCGCCTACTGGCACGCCCGCGGCAAGGCCTCGAAGACCCGCCTCATCGGCCGCGAGCGCGGCTATCACGGCGTCGGCTTCGGCGGCATCACGGTCGGCGGCATCGTCGCCAACCGCCGCGTCTACGGCTCCATGCTGGCCGGCGCCGACCACCTGCCGCACACCTATAACCGCGAGAAGCAGGCCTTCTCGAAGGGCGAGCCCGAATGGGGCGCCCATCTCGCCGACGAGCTGGAGCGCATCGTCGCCCTGCACGACGCCTCGACGATTGCCGCCGTCATGGTCGAGCCGATGGCCGGCTCCACCGGCGTGCTGCCGCCGCCGGTCGGCTACCTGAAGCGCCTGCGCGAGCTCTGCGACAAGCACGACATCCTGCTCATCTTCGACGAGGTCATCACCGGCTTCGGCCGCCTCGGCGCGCCCTTCGCCTCCGAGCGCTACGGCGTCATCCCGGACCTCATGACCTTCGCCAAGGGCGTCACCAACGCCGCCGCGCCGATGGGCGGCGTCGTCGCCCGCAAGCACGTGCACGATGCCTTCATGACCGGCCCGGACCATGTGATCGAGCTGTTCCACGGCTACACCTACTCGGCCCATCCGCTGGCCTGCGCGGCCGGTCTCGCCACCCTCGACCTCTACCGGGACGAGGGCCTGTTCGAGCGCTCCAAGGCGCTGGAGCCGGTCTGGGCCGACGCCATCTTCTCGAAGCTCAAGGGCCAGGCGGGCGTGCTCGACATCCGCCAGCTCGGCCTCACCGCCGCCATCGACATCGAGAGCTGGAAGGACGCGCCGGGCAAGCGCGCCTATGTCGCCATGGACAAGGCCTTCCACGACGAGGGCATCATGATCCGCACCTCGGGCGACTGCCTGGTGGTGACCCCGCCCTTCATCATCACCGAGAACGACATCGCGCAGATCGCCGACAAGCTGTCGAACGTGATCGCCTCGACGGCCATGCCCTCCTGA
- a CDS encoding protein phosphatase CheZ: MRATKRAFRIEVISQPEVAAPSGGSAGSNGHHEILTEIKQLKALIRPAEEVTRQMIDAYKQEMQEAMKLKAELDQIWQAIDQTKHEIATLHVTGFKGKQMTRVTHELDAIVTGTEQATEGILSAAEVIDQLANQLSAGLKSTHDKAAVDDIQQKIITIFEHCNFQDLTGQRITKVVNTLKFIEDRIVKMMEIWGGLDSFKDIEVESIAEATGDAALLNGPKLQEDAGHASQDDIDALFN; this comes from the coding sequence ATGCGCGCCACCAAACGAGCCTTTCGCATCGAAGTGATTTCCCAGCCGGAGGTTGCCGCCCCCTCAGGCGGGTCGGCCGGCTCCAACGGCCATCACGAGATCCTCACCGAGATCAAGCAGCTGAAAGCCCTCATCCGCCCGGCCGAAGAGGTCACGCGGCAGATGATCGACGCCTACAAGCAGGAAATGCAGGAGGCGATGAAGCTGAAGGCCGAGCTGGACCAGATCTGGCAGGCCATCGACCAGACCAAGCACGAGATCGCCACGCTCCACGTCACCGGCTTCAAGGGCAAGCAGATGACGCGCGTGACGCATGAGCTCGACGCCATCGTCACCGGCACGGAGCAGGCCACCGAGGGCATCCTCAGCGCGGCGGAGGTCATCGACCAGCTGGCCAACCAGCTCTCGGCCGGCCTGAAGAGCACGCACGACAAGGCCGCCGTCGACGACATCCAGCAGAAGATCATCACCATCTTCGAGCACTGCAACTTCCAGGACCTCACCGGACAGCGCATCACCAAGGTGGTGAACACGCTGAAGTTCATCGAGGACCGCATCGTCAAGATGATGGAGATCTGGGGCGGCCTCGACAGTTTCAAGGATATCGAGGTGGAGAGCATTGCCGAGGCGACGGGCGATGCGGCCCTGCTCAACGGTCCGAAGCTCCAGGAGGACGCCGGCCACGCCAGCCAGGACGACATCGACGCCCTGTTCAACTGA
- a CDS encoding thiamine pyrophosphate-binding protein, with translation MRSDTATRTGGQILVDQLIAQGCDHVFCVPGESYLAVLDALHDAKAQVTICRQEGGAAMMAEAHGKLTGRPGICMVTRGPGATNASPGLHIAQQDSTPMILFVGQIERGMRGRDAFQEMDYTQFFGGMCKWVAEIDDAARIPEMVARAYATAMQGRPGPVVLVLPEDMLTESADVPDAPRVEAAETWPGLTDMAKFQKMLWAAKKPVLILGGSRWSEKAVASVTRFVERFDLPVICQFRRQMLFDHSHPNYAGDLGLGGNPDMLKLIKESDLVIALGGRLSEIASQSYTLFDIPKPQMAFVHVHPGAEEIGRVYQADLAIQASPTAFSASLEGVQPPQVIAWAGAAKAAHESYLAWTGNPARLPGAFQYGEVMAWLRDRLPDDAIVCNGAGNYATWVHRFLRFRKYGSQLAPTSGSMGYGTPAAVGAKRVFPDKTVIAFAGDGCFMMNGQEFATACQYDLPIIVVVVDNGMYGTIRMHQERDYPTRVSATTLKNPDFAALARAYGGHGETVRETAEFAPAFERAVASGKPAIIHCFLDQQAITPTTTIDAIRTKAMAGKA, from the coding sequence ATGCGCTCCGACACCGCAACCCGCACCGGCGGCCAGATCCTCGTCGACCAGCTCATTGCCCAGGGCTGCGACCATGTCTTCTGCGTGCCGGGCGAGAGCTATCTCGCCGTGCTCGACGCGCTGCATGACGCGAAAGCTCAGGTGACGATCTGCCGGCAGGAGGGCGGGGCCGCCATGATGGCCGAGGCCCATGGCAAGCTCACGGGACGTCCGGGCATCTGCATGGTCACCCGCGGCCCCGGCGCCACCAATGCCTCGCCCGGCCTGCACATCGCCCAGCAGGACTCGACGCCGATGATCCTCTTCGTCGGCCAGATCGAGCGTGGCATGCGCGGCCGCGACGCCTTCCAGGAGATGGACTACACCCAGTTCTTCGGCGGCATGTGCAAGTGGGTCGCCGAGATCGACGATGCCGCGCGCATCCCGGAAATGGTCGCCCGCGCCTATGCCACGGCCATGCAGGGCCGGCCCGGCCCGGTGGTGCTGGTGCTGCCCGAGGACATGCTCACCGAAAGCGCCGACGTGCCGGACGCACCCCGCGTCGAGGCGGCGGAGACCTGGCCGGGCCTCACCGACATGGCGAAGTTCCAGAAGATGCTCTGGGCCGCCAAGAAGCCGGTGCTGATCCTCGGCGGCTCGCGCTGGTCGGAGAAGGCGGTGGCCTCGGTGACGCGCTTCGTCGAGCGCTTCGACCTGCCAGTGATCTGCCAGTTCCGCCGGCAGATGCTCTTCGATCACAGCCATCCCAACTATGCCGGCGACCTCGGCCTCGGCGGCAACCCGGACATGCTGAAGCTCATCAAGGAGAGCGACCTCGTCATCGCGCTCGGCGGCCGCCTCTCGGAGATCGCCTCGCAGAGCTACACGCTGTTCGACATCCCGAAGCCCCAGATGGCCTTCGTCCATGTCCATCCGGGCGCCGAGGAGATCGGCCGCGTCTATCAGGCGGACCTCGCCATCCAGGCGAGCCCGACGGCCTTCTCAGCCTCGCTCGAGGGCGTGCAGCCGCCGCAGGTCATCGCCTGGGCCGGCGCCGCGAAAGCTGCCCACGAGAGCTATCTCGCCTGGACCGGCAACCCGGCCCGCCTGCCCGGCGCCTTCCAGTATGGCGAGGTCATGGCCTGGCTGCGCGACCGGCTGCCGGACGATGCCATCGTCTGCAACGGCGCCGGCAATTACGCGACCTGGGTCCATCGCTTCCTGCGCTTCCGGAAATATGGCTCGCAGCTTGCCCCGACCTCCGGCTCCATGGGCTATGGCACCCCGGCGGCGGTCGGCGCCAAGCGCGTCTTCCCCGACAAGACCGTCATCGCGTTTGCCGGCGACGGCTGCTTCATGATGAACGGCCAGGAATTCGCCACGGCCTGCCAGTACGATCTGCCGATCATCGTCGTGGTCGTCGACAACGGCATGTACGGCACGATCCGCATGCACCAGGAGCGCGACTATCCGACCCGCGTCTCGGCGACGACGCTGAAGAACCCGGATTTCGCCGCGCTCGCCCGCGCCTATGGCGGCCATGGCGAGACGGTGCGCGAGACGGCGGAGTTCGCCCCCGCCTTCGAGCGGGCGGTGGCCTCGGGCAAGCCGGCGATCATCCACTGCTTCCTCGACCAGCAGGCGATTACGCCGACCACCACCATCGACGCCATCCGCACCAAGGCGATGGCGGGGAAGGCCTGA
- the argE gene encoding acetylornithine deacetylase, whose translation MATALSTVEVLDRLVSFDTTSRNSNLPLLDWVEDYLKGFGVSGERVYDETGQKANLWVTIGPKDVPGYVLSGHVDVVPVDGQDWSTDPFKLVEKDGRYYGRGTCDMKGFVAASIAAVPAMLAAPLKKPVHLAISYDEEVGCRGVRTLLAVLKDRPLKPEACFVGEPTNMQPVIAHKTGRPMRVTVRGFEAHSSLRPHGVNAIEEAAKLIVKINEIGQRLARRTDLDPLYAVPCSTTSIGVIRGGTVRNIVAGECVVDFDLRCVAGDDPHAIVAEIEAYARDVLEPPMKAIHPGAGFTFEELALVPGLDTAADAPVTLLAKRFAGRNDHAKVAYGTEAGLFQEIGIPSIIVGPGSIEQAHKPDEYVEAVELAKADAFIGKLIAHASGG comes from the coding sequence ATGGCAACCGCGCTCTCCACCGTCGAGGTGCTGGACCGTCTCGTCTCGTTCGACACGACCAGCCGCAATTCCAACCTGCCGCTGCTCGACTGGGTCGAGGACTACCTCAAGGGCTTCGGCGTCAGCGGCGAGCGCGTCTATGACGAGACCGGGCAGAAGGCGAACCTCTGGGTGACCATCGGCCCGAAGGACGTGCCGGGCTACGTGCTCTCCGGCCATGTCGACGTGGTTCCGGTGGACGGGCAGGACTGGTCCACCGACCCGTTCAAGCTGGTCGAGAAGGACGGGCGCTACTATGGCCGCGGCACCTGCGACATGAAGGGCTTCGTCGCCGCCTCCATCGCCGCCGTGCCGGCCATGCTGGCGGCGCCTTTGAAGAAGCCGGTCCACCTCGCCATTTCCTATGACGAGGAGGTCGGCTGCCGCGGCGTGCGCACGCTGCTCGCCGTGCTGAAGGACCGGCCGCTGAAGCCCGAAGCCTGTTTCGTCGGCGAGCCGACCAACATGCAGCCGGTCATCGCCCACAAGACCGGCCGTCCGATGCGCGTCACCGTGCGCGGCTTCGAGGCGCATTCCTCGCTCCGCCCGCATGGCGTCAACGCCATCGAGGAGGCGGCGAAGCTCATCGTGAAGATCAACGAGATCGGCCAGCGGCTGGCGCGCCGCACCGACCTCGACCCGCTCTATGCGGTGCCCTGCTCGACGACTTCCATCGGCGTCATCCGCGGCGGCACGGTGCGCAACATCGTGGCCGGTGAATGCGTGGTCGATTTCGACCTGCGCTGCGTCGCCGGCGATGATCCGCACGCCATCGTCGCGGAGATCGAGGCCTATGCCCGCGACGTGCTGGAGCCGCCGATGAAGGCGATCCACCCCGGCGCCGGCTTCACCTTCGAGGAACTGGCGCTGGTGCCGGGCCTCGACACGGCGGCGGATGCCCCGGTGACGCTGCTCGCCAAGCGCTTCGCCGGGCGCAACGACCACGCCAAGGTCGCCTATGGCACCGAGGCGGGCCTGTTCCAGGAAATCGGCATTCCCAGCATCATCGTCGGCCCCGGCTCGATCGAGCAGGCCCACAAGCCCGACGAGTATGTGGAAGCCGTCGAGCTCGCCAAGGCGGATGCCTTCATCGGCAAGCTCATCGCCCATGCCAGCGGGGGTTGA